In a single window of the Streptacidiphilus sp. P02-A3a genome:
- a CDS encoding GH1 family beta-glucosidase, with the protein MAHVPPPLTDLVNRSRPPMPPVSSQQSQTSHSFQPVESSDRGGLPAGFRWGVATSAYQIEGAAAEDGKGPSIWDTFTARPGTVRDGRTGGTACDHYHRHAEDVALMRGLGLDAYRFSISWPRVQPSGAGPVNAPGLDFYDRLVDDLLAAGIAPTPTLFHWDLPQALEDTGGWLNRDTAQRFGAYAAVVADRLGDRVASWITLNEPVVHMVYGYAFGIHAPGRTLMLEALPTAHHQLLGHGLAVAALRAAGAREVMIANNCTPVRPTGPAGPGEAGRAAVEAYDALHNRLFTDPLLLGRYPDLSAFGLADPSWGGLIRDGDLRTVSAPLDALGINYYNPSWVGPPVEGGGLPFELAEPPEGRYPRTAFGWPVVPEGLTELLVGLRRRYRDALPPVLITENGCSLADGAGADDRARIAFLRDHIDAVAAAVDRGVDVRGYFTWSLLDNFEWAEGFQQRFGLVHVDFDTLARTPRASYDWYRNRIARHRGRG; encoded by the coding sequence ATGGCTCATGTTCCTCCGCCCCTGACGGACCTCGTGAACAGGAGCCGGCCGCCCATGCCGCCTGTATCCTCCCAGCAGTCCCAGACATCCCACTCATTCCAGCCAGTCGAGTCGTCGGATCGGGGCGGACTCCCCGCCGGGTTCCGTTGGGGCGTGGCCACCTCCGCCTACCAGATCGAGGGGGCCGCCGCTGAGGACGGCAAGGGGCCGTCGATCTGGGACACCTTCACCGCCCGGCCGGGTACGGTCCGCGACGGCCGCACCGGCGGCACCGCCTGCGACCACTACCACCGGCACGCCGAGGACGTGGCGCTGATGCGCGGTCTGGGCCTGGACGCCTACCGCTTCTCGATCTCCTGGCCGCGGGTCCAGCCCAGCGGCGCCGGACCGGTGAACGCGCCCGGTCTCGACTTCTACGACCGGCTGGTGGACGACCTGCTCGCGGCCGGGATCGCGCCCACCCCGACCCTGTTCCACTGGGACCTGCCGCAGGCCCTGGAGGACACCGGGGGCTGGCTGAACCGGGACACCGCCCAGCGCTTCGGCGCCTACGCGGCCGTGGTCGCCGATCGCCTCGGGGACCGGGTGGCCAGCTGGATCACCCTGAACGAGCCGGTGGTCCACATGGTCTACGGCTACGCCTTCGGGATCCACGCCCCCGGCCGGACGCTGATGCTGGAGGCCCTGCCGACGGCGCACCACCAACTGCTCGGCCACGGTCTCGCGGTGGCGGCGCTGCGGGCGGCCGGGGCCCGCGAGGTCATGATCGCCAACAACTGCACCCCGGTCCGGCCGACCGGTCCGGCCGGACCGGGGGAGGCGGGCCGGGCCGCCGTCGAGGCGTACGACGCGCTGCACAACCGGCTGTTCACCGACCCGCTGCTGCTCGGCCGCTATCCGGACCTGTCCGCCTTCGGCCTGGCCGACCCGAGCTGGGGCGGCCTGATCCGGGACGGCGACCTGCGCACCGTCTCCGCGCCGCTGGACGCGCTGGGGATCAACTACTACAACCCGAGCTGGGTCGGCCCCCCGGTCGAGGGCGGCGGTCTGCCGTTCGAGCTCGCCGAGCCGCCGGAGGGACGCTACCCGCGCACCGCCTTCGGCTGGCCGGTCGTCCCCGAGGGCCTGACCGAGCTGCTGGTCGGCCTCCGGCGGCGCTACCGCGACGCCCTGCCGCCGGTGCTGATCACCGAGAACGGCTGCTCCCTGGCCGACGGGGCCGGGGCGGACGACCGGGCGCGGATCGCGTTCCTGCGGGACCACATCGACGCGGTCGCGGCGGCGGTCGACCGGGGGGTCGACGTCCGCGGCTACTTCACCTGGTCGCTGCTGGACAACTTCGAGTGGGCCGAGGGCTTCCAGCAGCGCTTCGGCCTGGTGCACGTCGACTTCGACACCCTGGCGCGCACCCCCCGGGCCTCCTACGACTGGTACCGGAACCGGATCGCCCGGCACCGGGGCCGTGGCTGA
- a CDS encoding TetR/AcrR family transcriptional regulator, whose product MPPPAPAPGSAVRRRPVQRRSLERFGRILDACAELLDEVGYTGLTTKEVARRAAVPIGTLYQFFPGIEGLLGALAERNLEHYAERLGRRIEAEPPGHTGALVDLAVEEYVAMHRSVPGFGVVDFGAIGVEDTASIHLLDADRDNNTVAADRLWSVIGDLLTAGQAPRPADPDANPRLALRVALECADAVLRLAFRTDPEGDPALIAECKRLLRRYLT is encoded by the coding sequence ATGCCGCCTCCCGCCCCCGCGCCCGGCTCCGCCGTCCGCCGCCGCCCGGTCCAGCGCCGCAGCCTGGAACGCTTCGGCCGGATCCTCGACGCCTGCGCGGAGCTGCTCGACGAGGTCGGCTACACCGGCCTGACCACCAAGGAGGTGGCCCGCCGGGCGGCGGTGCCGATCGGCACCCTGTACCAGTTCTTCCCCGGCATCGAGGGCCTGCTCGGCGCGCTCGCCGAGCGCAACCTGGAGCACTACGCCGAGCGCCTCGGCCGCCGGATCGAGGCCGAGCCCCCCGGCCACACCGGCGCGCTGGTGGACCTCGCGGTGGAGGAGTACGTCGCCATGCACCGCTCGGTACCCGGCTTCGGCGTGGTCGACTTCGGCGCGATCGGGGTGGAGGACACCGCCAGCATCCACCTGCTGGACGCCGACCGGGACAACAACACCGTCGCCGCCGACCGGCTCTGGTCGGTCATCGGCGACCTGCTGACCGCCGGTCAGGCCCCGCGGCCGGCCGACCCGGACGCCAACCCCCGGCTGGCCCTGCGGGTCGCCCTGGAGTGCGCGGACGCGGTGCTGCGACTGGCCTTCCGGACCGACCCGGAGGGCGACCCGGCGCTGATCGCCGAGTGCAAGCGGCTGCTGCGCCGCTACCTGACCTGA
- the acnA gene encoding aconitate hydratase AcnA has protein sequence MSANSFDARSSLQVGDESYEIFKLDKVEGSQRLPYSLKVLLENLLRTEDGANITADHIRALGNWDASAQPNQEIQFTPARVIMQDFTGVPCVVDLATMREAVKELGGDPAKINPLAPAELVIDHSVIADKFGTRDSFTQNVEIEYGRNKERYQFLRWGQTAFDEFKVVPPGTGIVHQVNIEHLARTVMVRNGQAYPDTCVGTDSHTTMVNGLGVLGWGVGGIEAEAAMLGQPVSMLIPRVVGFKLNGALPAGATATDLVLTITEMLRKHGVVGKFVEFYGEGVTSVPLANRATIGNMSPEFGSTCAIFPIDAETISYLKLTGRSDQQLALVEAYAKAQGLWHDPAAEPVYSEYIELDLASVVPSIAGPKRPQDRVVLAEAADRFEIAVRDYIAVDDESGKESFPASDSPAVSNGIHKPTLVTAPDGSTYEIDHGAVVIASITSCTNTSNPSVMLGAALLAKKAVEKGLHAKPWVKTTLAPGSKVVMDYYEKAGLTPYMEKLGFNLVGYGCVTCIGNSGPLPDEVSAAVNEHDLAAVSVLSGNRNFEGRINPDVKMNYLASPPLVVAYAIAGNMNVDITRDALGTDAEGKPVYLADIWPTEQEIAEVVASSIDQDMFTKDYSDVFAGDQRWQSLPIPTGNTFEWDAESTYVRKPPYFEGMAHEPSPVTDISGARVLAKLGDSVTTDHISPAGNIKPGTPAAQYLTEHGVDKRDFNSYGSRRGNHEVMIRGTFANIRLRNQIAPGTEGGYTRDFTQADAPVAFIYDAAQNYQAAGVPLVILAGKEYGSGSSRDWAAKGTALLGVKAVVAESYERIHRSNLIGMGVLPLQFPEGADADSLGLTGDETFSVTGVTALNDGGIPETVRVQAGDVSFDAKVRIDTPGEADYYRNGGILQYVLRSLIAK, from the coding sequence GTGTCCGCCAACAGCTTCGACGCCCGCAGCTCGCTGCAGGTGGGCGACGAGTCGTACGAGATCTTCAAGCTGGACAAGGTCGAGGGCTCGCAGCGCCTCCCCTACAGCCTGAAGGTGCTTCTGGAGAACCTGCTCCGCACGGAGGACGGCGCGAACATCACCGCCGACCACATCCGCGCGCTGGGCAACTGGGACGCCTCGGCGCAGCCCAACCAGGAGATCCAGTTCACCCCCGCCCGCGTGATCATGCAGGACTTCACCGGCGTCCCTTGCGTGGTGGACCTCGCGACCATGCGTGAGGCCGTCAAGGAGCTGGGCGGCGACCCGGCGAAGATCAACCCGCTGGCCCCGGCCGAGCTGGTCATCGACCACTCGGTCATCGCCGACAAGTTCGGCACCCGGGACTCCTTCACCCAGAACGTCGAGATCGAGTACGGCCGCAACAAGGAGCGCTACCAGTTCCTGCGCTGGGGCCAGACCGCGTTCGACGAGTTCAAGGTCGTCCCGCCGGGCACCGGCATCGTCCACCAGGTCAACATCGAGCACCTGGCCCGCACCGTCATGGTCCGCAACGGCCAGGCGTACCCCGACACCTGCGTCGGCACCGACTCGCACACCACCATGGTCAACGGCCTGGGCGTGCTGGGCTGGGGCGTCGGCGGCATCGAGGCCGAGGCCGCGATGCTCGGCCAGCCGGTCTCCATGCTGATCCCGCGCGTGGTCGGCTTCAAGCTGAACGGCGCGCTGCCGGCCGGTGCCACCGCCACCGACCTGGTGCTCACCATCACCGAGATGCTCCGCAAGCACGGCGTCGTCGGCAAGTTCGTCGAGTTCTACGGCGAGGGCGTCACCTCCGTCCCGCTGGCGAACCGGGCCACCATCGGCAACATGTCCCCGGAGTTCGGCTCCACCTGCGCGATCTTCCCGATCGACGCCGAGACCATCAGCTACCTGAAGCTCACCGGCCGCAGCGACCAGCAGCTCGCGCTGGTCGAGGCGTACGCCAAGGCCCAGGGCCTGTGGCACGACCCGGCCGCCGAGCCGGTGTACTCCGAGTACATCGAGCTGGACCTGGCCTCGGTGGTGCCCTCGATCGCCGGACCGAAGCGCCCGCAGGACCGCGTCGTCCTGGCCGAGGCGGCCGACCGCTTCGAGATCGCCGTGCGCGACTACATCGCGGTGGACGACGAGTCCGGCAAGGAGTCCTTCCCGGCCTCCGACTCCCCGGCGGTCTCCAACGGCATCCACAAGCCGACCCTGGTCACCGCCCCCGACGGCTCGACCTACGAGATCGACCACGGCGCGGTCGTGATCGCCTCGATCACCTCCTGCACCAACACCTCCAACCCCTCGGTGATGCTGGGCGCCGCCCTGCTCGCCAAGAAGGCCGTGGAGAAGGGCCTGCACGCCAAGCCCTGGGTCAAGACCACCCTGGCCCCCGGGTCCAAGGTCGTCATGGACTACTACGAGAAGGCCGGCCTCACTCCCTACATGGAGAAGCTGGGCTTCAACCTGGTCGGCTACGGCTGCGTGACCTGCATCGGCAACTCCGGCCCGCTGCCGGACGAGGTCTCCGCCGCCGTCAACGAGCACGACCTGGCGGCCGTCTCGGTGCTCTCCGGCAACCGCAACTTCGAGGGCCGGATCAACCCCGACGTCAAGATGAACTACCTGGCCTCGCCGCCGCTGGTGGTCGCCTACGCCATCGCGGGCAACATGAACGTCGACATCACCCGCGACGCGCTGGGCACCGACGCCGAGGGCAAGCCGGTCTACCTGGCCGACATCTGGCCGACCGAGCAGGAGATCGCCGAGGTCGTGGCCTCCTCGATCGACCAGGACATGTTCACCAAGGACTACTCGGACGTCTTCGCGGGCGACCAGCGCTGGCAGTCGCTGCCGATCCCGACCGGCAACACCTTCGAGTGGGACGCCGAGTCCACCTACGTCCGCAAGCCCCCCTACTTCGAGGGCATGGCGCACGAGCCGAGCCCGGTCACCGACATCAGCGGCGCCCGGGTGCTGGCCAAGCTGGGCGACTCGGTCACCACCGACCACATCTCCCCGGCCGGCAACATCAAGCCGGGCACCCCGGCCGCGCAGTACCTCACCGAGCACGGCGTGGACAAGCGCGACTTCAACTCGTACGGCTCGCGCCGTGGCAACCACGAGGTGATGATCCGCGGCACCTTCGCCAACATCCGGCTGCGCAACCAGATCGCGCCCGGCACCGAGGGCGGCTACACCCGCGACTTCACCCAGGCCGACGCGCCGGTGGCGTTCATCTACGACGCCGCGCAGAACTACCAGGCGGCGGGCGTGCCGCTGGTGATCCTGGCGGGCAAGGAGTACGGCTCGGGCTCGTCCCGCGACTGGGCGGCCAAGGGCACGGCGCTGCTGGGCGTCAAGGCCGTCGTCGCCGAGTCCTACGAGCGCATCCACCGCTCGAACCTGATCGGCATGGGCGTGCTGCCGCTGCAGTTCCCCGAGGGCGCCGACGCCGACTCGCTCGGCCTGACCGGTGACGAGACCTTCTCGGTCACCGGCGTGACCGCGCTCAACGACGGCGGCATTCCGGAGACCGTGCGGGTGCAGGCCGGCGACGTCTCCTTCGACGCCAAGGTCCGGATCGACACCCCCGGCGAGGCGGACTACTACCGCAACGGCGGCATCCTGCAGTACGTACTGCGCTCGCTGATCGCGAAGTAG
- a CDS encoding GNAT family N-acetyltransferase: protein MGFRLEGPVLEGSLVRLEPLDHRHAPDLALAAEEERSSYGFTWVPTAAEVGQYVDAQHARVATGRFALFAQVSRETGRAVGATGYLDPRLWPDREELFAVEVGFTWLAPSVQGTGFNTESKYLMFRHAFETWGVSRVDLKTDARNSRSRAAIESVGARFEGVLRNWGQSWAPGEDGLLRDSAMFSVVAAEWPDCRARLEQRLEQRLARHRKPVSHPA from the coding sequence ATGGGATTCAGGCTCGAAGGGCCGGTGCTGGAGGGCTCGCTGGTGCGGCTGGAGCCGCTGGACCACCGGCACGCGCCGGATCTGGCGCTGGCCGCCGAGGAGGAGCGGAGCTCGTACGGGTTCACCTGGGTGCCCACGGCCGCCGAGGTCGGCCAGTACGTCGACGCCCAGCACGCCAGGGTCGCGACCGGGCGGTTCGCGCTGTTCGCGCAGGTGTCGCGGGAGACCGGGCGGGCGGTGGGGGCTACCGGCTACCTGGATCCACGGCTGTGGCCGGACCGGGAGGAGCTGTTCGCGGTGGAGGTCGGCTTCACCTGGCTCGCCCCCTCGGTCCAGGGCACCGGCTTCAACACCGAGTCGAAGTACCTGATGTTCCGCCACGCCTTCGAGACCTGGGGCGTGTCCCGGGTGGACCTGAAGACGGACGCCCGGAACAGCCGCTCCCGGGCCGCGATCGAGAGCGTGGGCGCCCGGTTCGAGGGGGTGCTGCGCAACTGGGGCCAGTCCTGGGCGCCCGGCGAGGACGGGCTGCTCCGCGACTCGGCGATGTTCTCGGTCGTCGCGGCGGAGTGGCCGGACTGCCGGGCGCGACTGGAGCAGCGGCTTGAGCAGCGACTGGCCCGGCACCGGAAGCCGGTCAGTCACCCAGCGTAG
- the argF gene encoding ornithine carbamoyltransferase yields MAFNLRNRHFLKELDFTPEEFRFLLDLSAQLKAAKYAGTEQPRLRGRNIALIFEKGSTRTRCAFEVAAADQGAHTTYLDPSGSHLGVKESVRDSARVLGRMFDGIEYRGHGQEIVEELAAHAGVPVWNGLTDEWHPTQMLADILTVREHCAKPLSEVALVYLGDARYNMGNSLLVTGALLGMDIRVVAPRQLWPEPEVQQRARELAARTGARITVTEDIAAGVKGADFLYTDVWVSMGEPKEVWAERIELLLPYQVSLDTVRATGNPAVKFLHCLPAFHDLGTEVARQLHATTGLTELEVTDELFESPHSIVFDQAENRLHTIKAVMVATLGD; encoded by the coding sequence ATGGCCTTCAATCTGCGGAATCGGCACTTCCTCAAGGAGCTGGACTTCACACCCGAGGAATTCCGCTTCCTGCTCGACCTGTCGGCGCAGCTGAAGGCGGCCAAGTACGCGGGCACCGAGCAGCCCCGGCTGCGCGGCCGGAACATCGCGCTGATCTTCGAGAAGGGGTCGACCCGGACCCGCTGCGCGTTCGAGGTCGCCGCCGCGGACCAGGGCGCGCACACCACCTACCTCGACCCCAGCGGTTCCCACCTGGGCGTGAAGGAGTCGGTCCGGGACAGCGCCCGGGTGCTCGGCCGGATGTTCGACGGTATCGAGTACCGGGGCCACGGCCAGGAGATCGTCGAGGAGCTGGCCGCCCACGCGGGGGTCCCGGTCTGGAACGGCCTGACCGACGAGTGGCACCCCACCCAGATGCTGGCCGACATCCTCACCGTGCGCGAGCACTGCGCCAAGCCGCTGTCCGAGGTCGCCCTGGTCTACCTCGGCGACGCCCGCTACAACATGGGCAACTCGCTACTGGTCACCGGCGCGCTGCTGGGCATGGACATCCGGGTGGTCGCCCCCCGGCAGCTGTGGCCCGAGCCGGAGGTCCAGCAGCGGGCGCGCGAGCTCGCCGCCCGGACCGGCGCGCGGATCACCGTGACCGAGGACATCGCCGCCGGGGTCAAGGGCGCCGACTTCCTCTACACCGACGTCTGGGTGTCCATGGGCGAGCCCAAGGAGGTCTGGGCCGAGCGGATCGAGCTGCTGCTGCCGTACCAGGTGTCGCTGGACACCGTCCGGGCCACCGGCAACCCGGCGGTCAAGTTCCTGCACTGCCTCCCGGCCTTCCACGACCTCGGCACGGAGGTGGCCCGGCAGCTGCACGCCACCACCGGGCTCACCGAGCTTGAGGTCACCGACGAGCTGTTCGAGTCACCGCACTCGATCGTCTTCGACCAGGCCGAGAACCGGCTGCACACCATCAAGGCGGTGATGGTCGCTACGCTGGGTGACTGA
- a CDS encoding chemotaxis protein — MYRALTSATLAELRRPRPYPAVSILMPTHRREPDNAQDPVRLRNLVAEAKERVQADPAVSRADRIKVVEQLEAALAEIDLVHVEDALAVFVAPDEHQVWTLCRSADARVVLSDTYLTRNLVAAQAAARPYWVLVVAADHARLWSGGPERVTERTNGTFPLSRSLEDPDSERKERIGDLPSTYTDELTRQFLREVDVALGSVLAAEPRPLYLVGEAAALSLLGDVGTAVKSAVARVPHGGLAQGTAEAVWQTVRPAVEEQARKDITDALTELDQAKGRKEFAAGIDEVWQKVRTGRVALLAVEENYRVTVRDDGEHLVHAAPDDQGAREDIVDEIVEKALDTGAQVRFVPDGELADAGQIAAVLRY, encoded by the coding sequence ATGTACCGCGCACTCACCTCCGCCACCCTCGCCGAGCTGCGTCGCCCCCGCCCCTATCCCGCCGTGTCGATCCTGATGCCGACCCACCGCCGCGAACCGGACAACGCCCAGGACCCGGTGCGCCTGCGCAACCTGGTGGCCGAGGCCAAGGAGCGGGTGCAGGCCGACCCGGCCGTCTCCCGGGCGGACCGGATCAAGGTGGTCGAGCAGTTGGAGGCGGCCCTGGCCGAGATCGACCTGGTGCACGTCGAGGACGCGCTGGCGGTCTTCGTCGCCCCGGACGAGCACCAGGTCTGGACCCTCTGCCGCAGCGCCGACGCCCGGGTCGTGCTCTCGGACACCTACCTGACCCGCAACCTGGTCGCCGCCCAGGCCGCCGCCCGGCCCTACTGGGTACTGGTGGTCGCCGCCGACCACGCCCGGCTGTGGAGCGGCGGCCCGGAACGCGTCACCGAGCGGACCAACGGGACCTTCCCGCTGAGCCGGAGCCTGGAGGACCCTGATTCCGAGCGCAAGGAGCGGATCGGCGACCTGCCGAGCACCTACACCGACGAGCTGACCCGGCAGTTCCTGCGCGAGGTGGACGTCGCGCTGGGCAGCGTGCTGGCGGCCGAGCCGCGCCCGCTGTACCTGGTCGGCGAGGCCGCGGCGCTGTCGCTGCTGGGGGACGTCGGCACCGCGGTGAAGAGCGCCGTCGCGCGGGTCCCGCACGGCGGGCTGGCCCAGGGCACGGCCGAGGCGGTCTGGCAGACCGTCCGGCCCGCCGTCGAGGAGCAGGCGCGCAAGGACATCACCGACGCGCTGACCGAGCTGGACCAGGCCAAGGGCCGCAAGGAGTTCGCGGCCGGGATCGACGAGGTGTGGCAGAAGGTGCGGACCGGGCGGGTGGCGCTGCTGGCCGTCGAGGAGAACTACCGGGTGACCGTCCGCGACGACGGCGAGCACCTGGTCCACGCCGCTCCGGACGACCAGGGTGCGCGCGAGGACATCGTCGACGAGATCGTGGAGAAGGCCCTGGACACGGGCGCCCAGGTGCGCTTCGTGCCCGACGGCGAACTCGCCGACGCCGGTCAGATCGCCGCCGTACTGCGCTACTGA
- a CDS encoding GlxA family transcriptional regulator — translation MSRILFLLVPGVHLLDLAGPAQVFSTAADFGHDYTLGYVAEEPVVPSAQGAPLQAGTQWPELGPQDMVLVPGWRASSLERGPRPGPEALARLREHHARGGTVASVCAGAEALGRAGLLDGRRCTTHHDFQEELATRYPRAVVVRDALFTVDDRVVTSAGIASGIDLALHLVSARHGPAAAARVARDMVVYARRNGHEQQHSAMLRHRSHLDDTVHRAQDTIDGGFTQRLPLARLAESAGVSERTLTRLFTRATGLTPLRYQQTLRLERAEHLIAHGTTVEAAARAVGFEDPRMLRRLRSRG, via the coding sequence ATGAGTCGCATCCTCTTCCTGCTGGTGCCCGGCGTGCACCTGCTCGACCTCGCCGGGCCGGCGCAGGTCTTCTCCACCGCCGCCGACTTCGGCCACGACTACACCCTGGGCTACGTGGCCGAGGAGCCGGTGGTCCCCAGCGCCCAGGGGGCGCCGCTGCAGGCCGGGACCCAGTGGCCCGAGCTCGGCCCGCAGGACATGGTCCTCGTTCCCGGCTGGCGCGCGTCCAGCCTGGAGCGGGGGCCGCGGCCGGGCCCGGAGGCGCTGGCCCGGCTGCGCGAGCACCACGCCCGGGGCGGCACGGTGGCCAGCGTCTGCGCCGGGGCGGAGGCCCTGGGCCGCGCCGGTCTGCTGGACGGCCGCCGGTGCACCACGCACCACGACTTCCAGGAGGAACTGGCCACCCGCTACCCCCGCGCCGTGGTCGTCCGCGACGCCCTGTTCACCGTCGACGACCGGGTGGTCACCTCCGCCGGGATCGCCAGCGGGATCGATCTGGCGCTGCACCTGGTCTCCGCGCGCCACGGCCCGGCCGCCGCCGCCCGGGTGGCCCGGGACATGGTCGTCTACGCCCGCCGCAACGGCCACGAGCAGCAGCACAGCGCCATGCTCCGGCACCGCTCCCACCTGGACGACACGGTGCACCGGGCGCAGGACACCATCGACGGCGGCTTCACCCAGCGGCTGCCGCTGGCCCGGCTGGCCGAGTCGGCCGGGGTCAGCGAGCGGACGCTGACCCGGCTGTTCACCCGGGCCACCGGGCTGACCCCGCTGCGCTACCAGCAGACGCTGCGGCTGGAGCGCGCGGAGCACCTCATCGCCCACGGCACGACCGTCGAGGCCGCCGCCCGTGCCGTCGGCTTCGAGGACCCGAGGATGCTCCGCCGACTCCGCAGCCGCGGTTGA
- a CDS encoding cysteine hydrolase family protein — translation MTRALIVIDVQESFRARPEWAGINNPRITDQVNRLLRLARDAGDTVVWVLHSEPGSGDVFDPALGQVRLMAELEPDDGDLLIHKTSHNAFTTTNLQQELTLRGVSELTVCGIRTEQCVETTTRVGSDLGYTVTFVTDATATDAITRDGVTLSAEEITRRTEFVLADRFATIATVDELERRAAEEAR, via the coding sequence ATGACCCGAGCGCTGATTGTCATCGATGTCCAGGAGTCCTTCCGAGCCCGTCCCGAGTGGGCGGGGATCAATAACCCGAGGATCACCGACCAGGTCAACCGGCTGCTCCGGCTGGCCCGCGACGCCGGGGACACGGTGGTGTGGGTGCTGCACTCCGAGCCCGGCAGCGGAGACGTCTTCGACCCGGCCCTCGGCCAGGTCCGGCTGATGGCGGAACTGGAGCCCGACGACGGCGACCTCCTCATCCACAAGACCTCCCACAACGCCTTCACCACCACCAACCTCCAGCAGGAGCTCACCCTGCGCGGGGTGAGCGAGCTGACGGTCTGCGGCATCCGGACCGAGCAGTGCGTCGAGACCACCACGCGGGTGGGCAGCGACCTCGGCTACACGGTCACCTTCGTCACGGACGCCACCGCCACCGACGCGATCACCCGCGACGGGGTCACCCTCTCCGCCGAGGAGATCACCCGGCGCACCGAGTTCGTGCTCGCCGACCGCTTCGCGACCATCGCCACCGTGGACGAGCTGGAGCGAAGGGCCGCCGAGGAGGCACGATGA
- the dapD gene encoding 2,3,4,5-tetrahydropyridine-2,6-dicarboxylate N-succinyltransferase, producing MTNETSSPDIQAAGSRAARGAVAAGLASIAADGTVLDTWFPAPALSEAPGAAGTVRLTAEEADAALGAGAADALRTDPRRGVEVVAVRTTIASLDEAPIDAHDAYLRLHLLSHRLVQPHGQNLDGLFGLLANVAWTSIGPVPVDNVNAARLAVRAEGGQLAVFGVDKFPRMTDYVVPSGVRIAHADRVRLGAHLAAGTTVMHEGFVNFNAGTLGVSMVEGRISAGVVVGDNSDIGGGSSIMGTLSGGGKQVVSVGERCLLGANAGIGISLGNDCVVEAGLYVTAGTRVTLPDGKIVKAVELSGEPNLLLRRNSQNGAVEVIPRSGSWGGLNTALHAHN from the coding sequence GTGACCAACGAGACCTCTTCCCCTGACATCCAAGCCGCTGGCTCCCGGGCCGCGCGCGGCGCCGTCGCCGCAGGTCTGGCCAGCATCGCCGCCGACGGCACCGTCCTCGACACCTGGTTCCCCGCCCCCGCCCTCAGCGAGGCCCCCGGCGCCGCCGGCACCGTACGGCTCACCGCCGAGGAGGCCGACGCCGCCCTCGGCGCGGGCGCGGCCGACGCGCTGCGCACCGACCCCCGGCGCGGCGTCGAGGTCGTGGCCGTACGCACCACCATCGCCTCGCTGGACGAGGCGCCGATCGACGCGCACGACGCCTACCTGCGGCTGCACCTGCTGAGCCACCGGCTGGTCCAGCCGCACGGGCAGAACCTGGACGGCCTGTTCGGGCTGCTCGCCAACGTGGCCTGGACCAGCATCGGCCCGGTACCGGTGGACAACGTCAACGCCGCCCGGCTGGCGGTCCGCGCCGAGGGCGGCCAGCTCGCGGTGTTCGGCGTCGACAAGTTCCCCCGGATGACCGACTACGTCGTCCCGAGCGGCGTGCGTATCGCCCACGCCGACCGGGTACGCCTGGGCGCGCACCTGGCCGCCGGGACCACCGTCATGCACGAGGGCTTCGTCAACTTCAACGCGGGAACGCTGGGCGTCTCCATGGTGGAGGGCCGGATCTCGGCGGGCGTGGTGGTCGGCGACAACAGTGACATCGGTGGCGGCTCCTCGATCATGGGCACCCTCTCCGGTGGCGGCAAGCAGGTCGTCTCGGTCGGCGAGCGCTGCCTGCTGGGCGCGAACGCCGGTATCGGCATCTCGCTGGGCAACGACTGCGTGGTGGAGGCCGGGCTGTACGTGACGGCGGGTACCCGGGTGACCCTGCCGGACGGCAAGATCGTCAAGGCGGTCGAGCTGAGCGGCGAGCCCAACCTGCTGCTCCGCCGCAACTCGCAGAACGGCGCGGTCGAGGTCATTCCCCGCAGCGGCTCCTGGGGCGGCCTGAACACGGCCCTGCACGCGCACAACTGA
- a CDS encoding DUF6099 family protein — translation MDAQRLIKSTRHALTEVRSVPPALIEAWQACTLVEAVAAIAAVRLTERALTESRGCGAVQVASALAEAAGHAAACVGRPPDDSGGSSRAERLSTIGDVEATVTELRTLIHETAEALIVLACGAGEQELYWRCIDSVDAVAECQELATELLRAVRVGRPEPRLQQDQEQDQSLAAEPQPADRGGES, via the coding sequence ATGGACGCCCAACGACTCATCAAATCCACCCGCCACGCCCTCACCGAGGTGCGGTCGGTGCCACCGGCCCTGATCGAGGCCTGGCAGGCGTGCACGCTGGTGGAGGCCGTGGCCGCGATCGCCGCCGTCCGGCTCACCGAGCGGGCGCTGACCGAGAGCCGGGGCTGCGGCGCGGTGCAGGTGGCCTCCGCGCTCGCCGAGGCCGCCGGGCACGCGGCCGCCTGCGTCGGGCGTCCGCCGGACGACAGCGGCGGGTCGAGCCGCGCGGAACGGCTCAGCACCATCGGCGACGTCGAGGCCACCGTGACCGAGCTGCGGACGCTGATCCACGAGACGGCCGAGGCCCTGATCGTACTGGCCTGCGGCGCGGGGGAGCAGGAGCTCTACTGGCGCTGCATCGACTCCGTCGACGCGGTGGCCGAGTGCCAGGAACTGGCCACCGAACTGCTCCGAGCCGTCCGCGTCGGCCGCCCCGAGCCGCGCTTGCAGCAGGACCAGGAGCAGGATCAGAGCCTGGCCGCCGAGCCGCAGCCCGCGGACCGCGGTGGCGAGTCATGA